The stretch of DNA AAGCTGTATTTGTTGATTCTGAAATGATTGTGGAAGCTGGTTATCATATCAAATCACAAAACTTAATAGAATTTTTATCTCCTCAGTATCCAAAAATTATTTCTTTGGATCGGAAAACAGCGCGAGATGTAAAATACAATTTCACTAAAATATATACTTACATTTTTAAAAATAGCAATGTGTTTTCCAATGAATTGGTGATCCATCATTTGTCCATCTTAATGTACGAGTTAGGAAACTTTTACCATCATATGGTTCATTCGACCAATGGTCATAAGCCAAATCGAAAAGAAGAACTTGCTAAGCAATTTATTTTATTGGTAGGAACTCACTTTAGGGAAAGTCGAGAAGTGCAGTTTTATGCTGATAAATTATTTGTCTCCCGTAAACATCTGACGAAAGTAGTTACAGAGGTTTTAAAAAAATCGCCAAAGACAATTATCTCTGAGGCGGTCATTTTAGAAGCGAAGGTTTTATTAAAAAATCCCAATTTTACCATTTCTGAAGTGGCTAACTTACTTAATTTTCTTGATTTACCCATTTTTAATAAGTTTTTTAAGAAAATTACAGGATTATCACCTACGGAATACAAAAACTCTTAATGCGTCTTTTTGACAAATAATCACGTTTATTAAACAAGAGGTTTGTGAATTGATTTCGGAACTTTGTGATGTTCAAAACAAGATGGTTCTAAAGTAGAATTTTCTTACATAAAAATTGAAATGAAATTTACTGCCACAAAAAACATTTTTGCAAATATTACTGCTATAGGAGGTTTTGTACCGAAAGGTCGTAGAACAAACGATGATTTAGCACAAATATGTAATACATCTGATGAGTGGATTACAAAGCGTACAGGGATTAAGGAGAGAAGGATATTAGAGGAAGGCTTAGCAACATCAGATATGGCTGTAGAAGCAATATTAAACCTTTTTGACAACTATGATAAAGATTTATCAAAAGTAGATGCGTTAATCGTAGCGACATCGACTCCAGATATGTTGATGCCAGCCACGGCTAATATCATTTGTGAAAAATTAAACATTCATAATGTTTGGGCATTTGATTTAAATGCAGCATGTTCAGGTTTTTTATATGCATTAAACGTAGGTTCAGGTTTAATTGAATCAGGTCGTTATAAAAACATTCTTGTTGTCGGAGCTGATAATATTAGTTCTTATGTTGATCTTAATGATCGTTCAACCAATATTTTATTTGGTGATGGCGCAGCAGCTGTATTATTAGAACCAAATCATGAATATGGAGTAATGGATTCATTACTGCGCAGTAATGGTGAAGGTCGTGAATTTTTACATATTGAAGGTGGAGGTTCGTTGTACCCTGCTTCCATCGAAACTCTTGAAAAACACTACATCAAACAAGATGGTAAAGTGGTATTTAAAAAGGCTGTAACGGCTATGAGTGAAACGTGTACAGATCTTTTAAACAACAATAAGATTACAACAGAAGATATTAAGTGGTTAGTTCCACATCAGGCCAATAAACGGATTATAGATGCGGTGGGGGCAGGAATTAATATCGATCCAGATAAAACAATGGTTAATATTGAGAAATATGGGAATACTATAGCAGCAACCATTCCGCTGTGTATGTGGGAAAATATTTCTAAATTCCAAAAAGGAGATTTCGTCTTATTAACCGCCTTTGGGGCAGGTTTCTCTTGGGGAGCTTCATTAATAAGATGGGGACTTTAAATAGTTTTTTTGTGAGGGGCAATAGCAATATTGCTCTTTTTTTTTGCTTAAATTTAAGTTATGGATTTGTTTAATAATTTATATGATGGTACTGAAAATATTCTACCAAAAGATGGAATAGTGAATTATTACGGTCAAATCTTTTCAGATGAAGAAGTTTTGTATCTTTCAAAAAAATTGTTGGAAGAAATCCCTTGGATCAACGATCAAGCGATAATTTTTGGAAAATTAATTACAACACGTCGCAAATATGCTTGGTTTGGTGACTTACCATTTCAGTATACCTATTCTAAAATCACGAAAAAAGCATTGGTGTGGAATGATATTTTATTGGATATCAAGAAAAGGGTAGAAAATATAACAAAAGAAAATTATAATTCATGTTTATTAAATCTCTATCATACTGGAGAAGAAGGGATGTCTTGGCACAGTGATTCGGAAAAAGAATTGAAAGATAAGGGAGTTATAGCTTCATTGAGTTTTGGTGCAGAAAGAAGGTTTGATTTTAAACATCGAATCACGAAGGAAAAAATTTCAATTCATCTTCCCGCTGGAAGCTTGTTGGTAATGAAAGGTGAAACTCAAACCTATTGGTTGCATCAATTACCAGTTTCTAAACGCATCAAGTCCTTTCGCATTAATCTTACCTTCCGTCAAATGAAATGTGATATAATAAAAGCACCATAATAATGATGCTTTTGTATTATTTAACCAATTTAGGATTGATATCTAAGATATTTTCAGTTCTGTATTTTGCGATAAATTCTTCCGTAAAATGTTCACTTCCCATCAATTTATTTTCTTGTAATAATTTTTTTATATCCAATTTCTTATATTCTTCCATCATACGATCAGAAATGGGTTTGTATGTAAAATGCCAAGGCTCGTATTTAAATCCTTTACGTGTATCATCTTTGGTGTAAACCAAATGGAAACCATATTTGTGCGCATTTTCATCCAACCATAATTTAAATTTATGCATTTGCCCTCCAGGATTAAAATGTTTTTCATGTAATGGATCTAATGGAATTCCTTTAGTCATATCAATAATATCGATGTCTGTACCCCAATGATGGCGTGAAGTACCTGGAATCGTGGAATATTCAATGATTTTTTCAACATTTTTGATTCCTTTGATTCCTTTTGCCAAATTGGCTTTGTATTTTCTTTCCCAAATTCCATTTTGATAAGCATAGTTGCGATAACTTGAAATGACGCAAATATCAAAACCAGCAGCCTTTGCATCTGTTTTCATATTTTCCAGCGCAACAGCAACTTCTGGTAAAACGCGATAATCCTTCCCTTTTGATAGATTTGGGTTTGATTTACCGATAAGGTCTAAAGTTGTAAATTGATGATTAGATGATACTTCGGTCGTTTCTTCTATAGCCGTTTGCGCCATTAAGGGGGAAGTTAAAAGTATTCCGAATAATAGGGCAAAGGTTTGATTCAATTGCTTAAGGTTGATAAACATAGTTTTGTATTGAAATTATCTTTATTTTTAAACAAATTTAAAGATAATCAGTGGAAATAATTATTTTAATCGTTCTAATTCTCTTAAATGGTGTTTTTTCCATGTCAGAAATGGCATTGGTCTCCGCACGAAAATTTAAATTAGAGAATGAGAAAAAACAAGGAAGCTCAGGAGCCAAAGCTGCTTTAGAGTTAGCTGAAAAGCCTGATACTTTTTTATCTACCGTTCAAATTGGAATTACTTTAATAGGGATTTTACTTGGGGTTTTTTCTGGAGATACATTAACAAAAGATTTGGCCGATTTATTACGTCAAGTTCCAATGATAGGAAGGTATGCTGAAACTGTAGCTTCAGTTTTAATGATCATCATAATTACGTATTTTTCAATTGTTTTTGGTGAATTATTGCCAAAACGTATTGGTTTAACGTTTCCTGAAACGATCGCTAAAGCGGTTTCTAAACCCATGCGTATTTTATCATTAGTGACTTCGCCATTTGTTTGGTTATTAAGTTTTACAAATAATATCATGCTTAAAGTATTAGGCATTAAGGATAATAATGAAGTAGTATCGGAAGAAGAGATTAAATCAATTATACGTGAAAGTACGGAAGGGGGAGAAATTCAAGAAAAAGAACATGACATTGTAGAACGTGTTTTTGAGTTAGGAGATCGACGTGTAAATACTCTAGCGACTCATCGCTCAGAGATTGTTTATCTTAATATTACCGATTCATATGATGTTGTACGGAATAAAATAAAAAAGAATAAGCATTCAGGGTATCCAATTGTAAAGAATGATAATTTGGATGAAGTGGTTGGTGTCATTCATTTAAAAGATTTATTTGGAACATCAAAAGAAGATTTTCAATTAAAAAAATATTTGCGTAAAGCTATTTTTGTGAACGAAAATTCGTTTTGTTATCCATTGCTTGAACGCCTTCAGAATTCACATTCACATTTTGCTGTAATGATTGATGAATATGGGACAACAGCTGGGATCATTACCATAAATGATATTATGGATGAATTGATAGGGGAATCTCCTGAAAATGAGGAAGAAGATTATGAAGTGGTAGAAAGAGAAGATGGCTCTTGGTTAATTGATGGTCAATTTTCAATTTATGAATTTGAACGTTTTTTTAATGTGGATGTTCACGATGATGTCGAAAATTTATATGTAACGGTATCAGGATTATTCTTTAGTCAAACTGAAGAGATGCCTAAAGTAGGCGATAAAATACAAGTGGATAATTTAGTTCTTGAAATTATTGATAAAGATGGGAACCGAATTGATAAAATTTTAGCTTATCGTATTGAGGATGGAATAGAATAATATTTTATAATTTCCGAATAAAAAAAAATCCTAACTTCGAAAATGAGTTAGGATTTTTTAATTTATTCCCGGATTTGAGATTAATCTCTAAAATTAATTTTTCCTCCAGCGATTGTTTTATTGTTTTTTACTTTCGGTGAACCATATATATCAATTGTTCCACCAGCTCTCGTTTTAGCATCTACAGATTCTTTCACTTTTGCTTCAATAATCCCGCCCATATTCGTTGTTAAAGATGCATTTTCTGTATTTAATGTTTTACCATAAAATTTACCTCCAGAATTGGCATTTACTGTAAGCGCGTCTGCATCACCATTTAAAATTAATTCTGCACCTGAATTGATTTTAGCATTCACTTTCTTTGTATCAATATCTAACTTAATTGAAGATCCTTCGTTTGATGATAATTTTAAAATACTTGATTTCATTTTATCATCCGAGTAGATCATTGAACCTTGACTTGCTTGGATATCGTATAAATTCTTATAGTAAACTTTTACTTTTACTTTAGAACCTTGCATTAAGTTTAATGAATTCATCTTAATTTTAAGATCTCCATTTTTATTCACAACATCTACTTCTTTTTCTAAATCACCACTGACTTCAACTTTATTGGAATTGGATTGAATTAACTCGACTGGTATGCGATCGTATACTTTTAAAGAATTATAGTCTCCTACATTTTTAGTAAGTTGTGCAAATGAGAATTGTGTACCGATTAGTGCTATGGCAGTAAAGAATATATTTTTCATAAATAAAAAAGTTTTCAAATTTTGATTTGAGTATTTACAAATTTCAAACCAAAATAAGAAAACTTAGAAGTTTTGTCGGATGACAAAAATTATTATTTTGAAGTCTCAGCTGTAATTTCAGCGATTCTTACGATAATTTCAGTAGCTTTTTCCATTGATTCCACTGGTACATATTCGTACGGTCCATGGAAGTTATGACCTCCAGCAAAAATGTTTGGACATGGTAATCCCATGAAAGATAAACGTGCACCATCAGTTCCACCACGAATCGGTTTGATGTTTGGTGTTACTCCACAGTCTTTTAAAGCTTGTTCTGCAATTTCAACGGATTGGAATTTTTCTTTTACTTTTTCAATCATATTAAAGTATTGGTCTTCTACAGTAGCTACAACCACTTCATGATCAAAACGTTCTTGGATATCCTCTGCGATTTGTAAAAATAAAGCTTTACGTGCTTCGTATTGTTCCATATCGTGATCACGAATAATGTATTGTAAACGTGCTTCTGTAACAGAACCAGACATTTTAGCTAAGTGGAAGAATCCTTCACGATCATCTGTTAATTCAGGAACCTCATCATTTGGCAATTGAGAAGCAAACTCCATTGCTAAATTTGCAGCATTGATCATTTTATTTTTAGCATAACCTGGATGAACCGATTTTCCTTTAAAAGTAACAATTGCTGAAGCAGCATTAAAGTTTTCATACTCTAATTCTCCAATTTCAGAACCATCCATTGTATATCCCCATTCAGCTCCGAATTTCTCTACATTAAAAAAATCAGCTCCACGACCAACTTCCTCATCAGGAGTAAATCCAACAGCAATACGTCCATGTTTAATTTCTGGATGAGCCACCAAATATTCTGCAGCCGTTACAATTTCAGCAATACCTGCTTTATCGTCAGCACCTAATAAAGTTGTACCATCTGTTGTGATGATTGTATTTCCTTTATATAAATTCAATTCTGGGAATTCTGAAGGAGATAAAATCATATTTTCATTCAATTGGATATCTCCACCGTCATAATTTTCCCAAATCTGAGGTTTTACATTTTCAGCAGTGAAATCTGGTGATGTATCCATATGAGAAACGAAACCAATTGTAGGTACTTCGTGATCTACTGTAGAAGGTACATAACCGAAAACATATCCGTTTTCGTCGATTGAAACGTCCTCTAATCCGATTGATTTAAGTTCTTCCACCAAATAATTTGCTAAATCCCATTGACGTTCTGTACTTGGGAATTTGTCTACAAAAGCCTCACTTTCTGTATATATACTTACATATTTTAAAAAGCGTTTTACAAGCTTTTCTCTCCATTCTGTTTGCATTGCGTTTTAATTTTTGTCAAAATTAGTAAATTATCTACCTTTAAAGCGCAAATAACCAAAAAAATGAGTGAACAAACTTTTAAAATAATAGAATGCCCACGTGATGCAATGCAAGGAATTAAAGAATTCATTCCAACGGCTCAGAAAATTGATTATTTAAATCGATTATTAACCGTTGGATTTGAAGCAATTGATTGTGGGAGCTTCGTTTCGCCCAAAACGATTCCTCAAATGGCTGATACACAAGAAGTGTTGGATCAAATTGAGATGGGGAATACCAAATCGAAACTGTCAGTAATTGTTGCAAATCTAAGTGGAGGAAAGAAAGCTGCAGAACACGAGAAGGTAACTTATTTAGGGTACCCGTTTTCTATTTCAGAAAAGTTTCAGCATTATAATACCAACAAATCAAGAGAGGAAGCGTTTGAAATGGCCAAAGGTTTACAAGAAATGGCTGCTGCAAATGAAAAAGAATTGTTGGTTTATTTTTCAATGGCTTTTGGTAATCCTTATGGAGAAGATTATCAAGTAGAGGATGTAAAAATGTGGGCAAAGCGTTTCGCAGATATAGGTGTAAAAACCATTAATTTATCGGATACAATTGGAGTGGCTCAAAAAGAAGTCATTACAGAATTGTATAGTACATTAATTCCTCAGTATTCAGAAATTGAATTTGGTGCGCATTTTCATACCGAATATTTGAATTGGAATGTAAAAGTAGATTCGGCTTATGCCGCTGGATGTCGTCGTTTTGATGGAGCGATCAAAGGATTAGGAGGGTGTCCGATGTCTAAAAGTGAAATGGTAGGAAATATGCCAACTGAAAAATTAATTAGTTTTGCGAATCAGCATAAAGAAAAACATGGACTAAATTTATTTGACTTTGAATCGGCATGGAATGTTGCTTTGCGTACGTTCCGTTTAGTATAAAATGCAAGTAATTGCATATTCTTTTGTTAAAGGAATTGTAAATGTGTTTCACTTTACCAAAAAAAGTTAAATTTGCTCAACGTTATCAACGTTAACATAGCTATTAAAATAAATGAAATTAAAGTATATGAACCTTAAAGCATCAATGATGTTGTTTTTTACAGCATTATTCACTGTAAATGCTGTTGCGCAAACTGCAAAACCTGTGAAATTAGATGGTATTGCCGCAGTTATTGGAGATCAAATCGTTTTAGATTCTGATGTAGAAAGAGATTTTATCTTATCACAACAACAAGGTCTACAAGTTGCCGATAAGTGCGAATTTTTAAATGACATTTTAATGGAAAAAATGTTAATTGATCGTGCAAAGCAAGATACTTTAATTTCTGTAACACAAGACGAAATTACGAGATCTTTAAATGCTCAAATTGAAGATTTTAAACTACGTGGTGGAGGCGAAGAACAAGTCTTAAAATTCTTTGGATTCCGTACAATGGCGGAAATGAAGAATGAGATGAAATTTATCGTAGAAGACAACATCTTTTCTCGTCGTAAACGTGAAGCGTTAGTGGCAGGGTTAGATGCAACTCCTGAAGAAGTTCGTGAATTCTTTGAAAAAAATAAAACGGAATTACCTGATGTAAAGGAGGAAATTACATTGAGCCATATCATCATGTATCCAGAAGTATCTGCAGAAAATGAACAAAAAGTCATAGATGAATTAAAAGAAATTAAACAAGAAATTGAAGAAGGTTCATCTTTTGCTACCAAAGCGATTTTATATTCAGAAGATCCAGGTTCTGCCAATAATGGAGGTCAATACCTTAAAGTTACGCGTGGAAAAATGGTAAAAGAGTTTGATGCTGTAGCTTTCAACTTAGAAGAAGGTGAAATATCTGATCCATTTAAAACGGAGTTTGGGTACCATATTATTCAATTGGATAAACGTAGAGGGCAAGAATTAGATTTACGTCACATTTTAATTACTCTAAAACCAACAGAAGAGGAATTAAATAAAACGATTGAAAAATTAGATTCGATTCGAATTTTAATCAACGAAGGTAAAATGACTTTCAAAGATGCAGCGATTCGTTTTTCAGATGATAAATACACAAAATATAACGATGGAAATTTAACGAGTCCTCAAACAGGGGAAGATCGTTTTGAGAAAATCAATTTACCTTTAAATGAATTCTCTGCTATTACATCGTTAGGAGAAGGTGAATTATCACATGTATTCTCTGATGAATATCAAAACAAAAAGGTGGTTCGTTTAATGCGCGTAAACAAAATTTATCCAGAACATAAAATTAATTATGAGGATGATTATTACCGTATCAAACAATTTGCAATTCGCTACAAAGAACAAGACGTTTTAGTGGATTGGGTGAAAAAGCAAATTCCTGACGCATTTATAAAGATTGGAGATGAATATAAATCATGTAATTTTCCAATCAACTGGGAACAGAAATAAACTAAATATTAGTATATATAAAAAGCACTTAGTTATCTAAGTGCTTTTTTTATGAATAGTTTTAAATTTTTTCGTGTGTGGGCCTAATTAATCGATCCGTTTCATAACCCAACGCTTCAGCTTTTTGTAAGAATCTTGATTTAATCCCATCTGGAATTGATTTTTGACGAGATAATATCCATAAGTAATCCGTGTTTTTTCCGGCAACTAAAGCATATTGGTAATGTTCATCTAAGTCGATAACATTATAAGCAGAATACAATGGACCAAAGAAAGAAACTTTAAATTTACCATATCCAGGTTTGGTTTGTTTGGCAATTCCTTTACTTTTTTTCCATTCTTTTTTCTTCTCATCATATCCTCGGTTAATCACTTGTACCGAACCATCTTCATTCATTAAGTAACGAGCGGTTGTATTGGTTTTGTCCTTTTCCCAATAAAAATCCATTCGAGCAATCTCGTACCATAATCCTAAATATTTATTAATATCAAAATTTGGTACAACTTCGAACGCAATATTCTTATCCGATCGATTTCTGATAAGATAGGCTGCAGCACCAAGCGCTAAACCAGCAAGTGCCATATTTTTATATTTCATAATTCGATAATGTTTTTGTTAAACTATCAATTACTCTACCAATTTGAATGAAATGGTGTGTAATTTATGTTCATCAGTTGGTATAGATTTTATATAAACCTATAAAATTTATTGTTGATTTTCAACTTTTCGGAAAATTTTCCATAAAAAAAGCGTTACAAAAAGTAACGCTTCATTTTATTTCTTTTTGATGGAGATTAATTTAGATGTTTCTTTACAAATTTCGAAAACCATTTCGTAATTTTTAGATTCATCCTTGTAATCGGCTAAATATGTTCGGCAAGGAACACCATTTTTATCCGATTTATCAAAATCAATTTTACTTTTAGAAAATAATTTTTTCTTTAAAAAGGTAGAGTCTAATCCTTCTGTTTCAAAAAACACAGCCGCTTCATTAGTGAATTTTAAATTCTTTGCTGTGGCTTCTTCTAATACACGGGCATTTGGAAAATAGTTACAAGAAAATGCACGTGGACCAAAAGCCATGGCAACAAACACTAATCCGATAGATACACCCATCAAATACTTTAATAATCGTTGTGTGAACGTCATACTATTAATAAATTTATATCGTGAAAGGGTAGATCAAACCAATCGCATATGTTCTTTTTTACAACCCTTCCGTGGTACAAATATACACCATTTCTGACAGTTTTATCAGTTTTAACTACGGATGAAAATCCTCCTTCATTGGCAATCATTAATAAATAGGATAAAAAATAATTGCTGAGTGCTTTTGATGAGGTTCTCGACACCCTTGATGTAATATTAGAAACAGCATAATGTATAACTTCATGTTTTACACGAATCGGATGATCGTGAGTTGTAATTTCTGAGGTCTCAAAACATCCACCTTGATCAATACTTACATCAATAATGACAGCTCCTGGTTTCATTTGTTCTACCATTTGTTCGGTTACCACACAAGGAGTTCTAGTGTCGCCACGAAGGGCACCTATGGCTAAATCACATCTTCTTAATGCTTTTCCTAATTCTTTAGGATCGATTGTTGAAGTAGGGATACGTTGACCAATGTTTTGTTGTAAACGTCTAAGACGTGACAACGAATTATCAAAAACGCGGACAGAAGCTCCTAGACCAATAGCTGTACGAGTTGCATTTTCAGCAACTGTTCCTGCTCCAAGTATAACGACTTCTGTAGGTCGCACCCCTGTCACACCACCCATTAAAATACCAACACCTCCATTCACTGAAGACATTAATTCAGATCCTACAAGTATAGCTGTTGTACCTGCAATTTCACTTAGTAGACGTAAAACAGGCAATTGGTTTTGTTCATCTTTAATAAATTCAAAACCAACTGCAGTAATACGTTTTTTCGTTAATTCCGTAAAATATTTTTTGTTGAGTGAATTGGTCGGAACGCTAGAGACTAAAAATGCTCCTGGTTTCATCCATTCAATTTCTTCATCGGTAACAGGACCAACTTTTAGAATGACGGGTTTCTCAAAAATCGATTGGGGGCTGTATACAATCTCAGCACCAGCTTCAGAATATTCGCGATCAGTAAAATTTGCACCTTCTCCTGCGCCAGATTCAATGCTAATTTGATGACCATTATTCACCAATACTTCAACAGCATCGGGAGTCAAAGAAATTCTTTTTTCTTGATTATTGGTTTCCTTTGGAATTCCGATACTGAATCGTTCCTTCTTACGTGGGATTTCTAAACACTCCGGTTGAGGAATTAAATCCTCATGAGTAAAAGGGGTAAATATAGGCTGATCTTCCATGAAATGATTGGCTTATTTTAAAGTTAAATAACGAATTCCGTCACGATTTTCAATGGTAATAATATGATGTTCTTCTGGAATCAAATTTTCAACGCGTGATGGTCATTCCATCAAGCAATATGCATTTGAATAAAAATAGTCTTCGATCCCAAAGTCTAAAGCTTCTTCTTCATCATTTAAACGATAAAAGTCAAAATGATATACTTTCCCTTTTTCTGTATCATATTCATTTACAATTGAAAATGTAGGGCTAGAGATATCATCATCTGTTCCTAATAATTTTACAAATTCTTTAATGAATGTCGTTTTTCCAGCTCCCATTTCTCCTTCAAAACAGATTAGTTTATACTCTAATTGTTTTAAAATTTCTCCCGCTACTTCCGGAATTTGATCTAAACCATTAATTTGATATTCCA from Faecalibacter sp. LW9 encodes:
- a CDS encoding helix-turn-helix domain-containing protein, with the protein product MKDVILQYSIRDLIDQGPKNLSHKKVTMFDLKARWHSRYLSKETAYKFSSLGIIHVYRGYCDITVNLEEKRIIKDDIMVVLPSQIFEIIQFSDDFEVKAVFVDSEMIVEAGYHIKSQNLIEFLSPQYPKIISLDRKTARDVKYNFTKIYTYIFKNSNVFSNELVIHHLSILMYELGNFYHHMVHSTNGHKPNRKEELAKQFILLVGTHFRESREVQFYADKLFVSRKHLTKVVTEVLKKSPKTIISEAVILEAKVLLKNPNFTISEVANLLNFLDLPIFNKFFKKITGLSPTEYKNS
- a CDS encoding beta-ketoacyl-ACP synthase III; translation: MKFTATKNIFANITAIGGFVPKGRRTNDDLAQICNTSDEWITKRTGIKERRILEEGLATSDMAVEAILNLFDNYDKDLSKVDALIVATSTPDMLMPATANIICEKLNIHNVWAFDLNAACSGFLYALNVGSGLIESGRYKNILVVGADNISSYVDLNDRSTNILFGDGAAAVLLEPNHEYGVMDSLLRSNGEGREFLHIEGGGSLYPASIETLEKHYIKQDGKVVFKKAVTAMSETCTDLLNNNKITTEDIKWLVPHQANKRIIDAVGAGINIDPDKTMVNIEKYGNTIAATIPLCMWENISKFQKGDFVLLTAFGAGFSWGASLIRWGL
- a CDS encoding alpha-ketoglutarate-dependent dioxygenase AlkB family protein, translated to MDLFNNLYDGTENILPKDGIVNYYGQIFSDEEVLYLSKKLLEEIPWINDQAIIFGKLITTRRKYAWFGDLPFQYTYSKITKKALVWNDILLDIKKRVENITKENYNSCLLNLYHTGEEGMSWHSDSEKELKDKGVIASLSFGAERRFDFKHRITKEKISIHLPAGSLLVMKGETQTYWLHQLPVSKRIKSFRINLTFRQMKCDIIKAP
- a CDS encoding M15 family metallopeptidase, with protein sequence MFINLKQLNQTFALLFGILLTSPLMAQTAIEETTEVSSNHQFTTLDLIGKSNPNLSKGKDYRVLPEVAVALENMKTDAKAAGFDICVISSYRNYAYQNGIWERKYKANLAKGIKGIKNVEKIIEYSTIPGTSRHHWGTDIDIIDMTKGIPLDPLHEKHFNPGGQMHKFKLWLDENAHKYGFHLVYTKDDTRKGFKYEPWHFTYKPISDRMMEEYKKLDIKKLLQENKLMGSEHFTEEFIAKYRTENILDINPKLVK
- a CDS encoding hemolysin family protein, yielding MEIIILIVLILLNGVFSMSEMALVSARKFKLENEKKQGSSGAKAALELAEKPDTFLSTVQIGITLIGILLGVFSGDTLTKDLADLLRQVPMIGRYAETVASVLMIIIITYFSIVFGELLPKRIGLTFPETIAKAVSKPMRILSLVTSPFVWLLSFTNNIMLKVLGIKDNNEVVSEEEIKSIIRESTEGGEIQEKEHDIVERVFELGDRRVNTLATHRSEIVYLNITDSYDVVRNKIKKNKHSGYPIVKNDNLDEVVGVIHLKDLFGTSKEDFQLKKYLRKAIFVNENSFCYPLLERLQNSHSHFAVMIDEYGTTAGIITINDIMDELIGESPENEEEDYEVVEREDGSWLIDGQFSIYEFERFFNVDVHDDVENLYVTVSGLFFSQTEEMPKVGDKIQVDNLVLEIIDKDGNRIDKILAYRIEDGIE
- a CDS encoding head GIN domain-containing protein produces the protein MKNIFFTAIALIGTQFSFAQLTKNVGDYNSLKVYDRIPVELIQSNSNKVEVSGDLEKEVDVVNKNGDLKIKMNSLNLMQGSKVKVKVYYKNLYDIQASQGSMIYSDDKMKSSILKLSSNEGSSIKLDIDTKKVNAKINSGAELILNGDADALTVNANSGGKFYGKTLNTENASLTTNMGGIIEAKVKESVDAKTRAGGTIDIYGSPKVKNNKTIAGGKINFRD
- the pepT gene encoding peptidase T, which codes for MQTEWREKLVKRFLKYVSIYTESEAFVDKFPSTERQWDLANYLVEELKSIGLEDVSIDENGYVFGYVPSTVDHEVPTIGFVSHMDTSPDFTAENVKPQIWENYDGGDIQLNENMILSPSEFPELNLYKGNTIITTDGTTLLGADDKAGIAEIVTAAEYLVAHPEIKHGRIAVGFTPDEEVGRGADFFNVEKFGAEWGYTMDGSEIGELEYENFNAASAIVTFKGKSVHPGYAKNKMINAANLAMEFASQLPNDEVPELTDDREGFFHLAKMSGSVTEARLQYIIRDHDMEQYEARKALFLQIAEDIQERFDHEVVVATVEDQYFNMIEKVKEKFQSVEIAEQALKDCGVTPNIKPIRGGTDGARLSFMGLPCPNIFAGGHNFHGPYEYVPVESMEKATEIIVRIAEITAETSK
- a CDS encoding peptidylprolyl isomerase, with amino-acid sequence MNLKASMMLFFTALFTVNAVAQTAKPVKLDGIAAVIGDQIVLDSDVERDFILSQQQGLQVADKCEFLNDILMEKMLIDRAKQDTLISVTQDEITRSLNAQIEDFKLRGGGEEQVLKFFGFRTMAEMKNEMKFIVEDNIFSRRKREALVAGLDATPEEVREFFEKNKTELPDVKEEITLSHIIMYPEVSAENEQKVIDELKEIKQEIEEGSSFATKAILYSEDPGSANNGGQYLKVTRGKMVKEFDAVAFNLEEGEISDPFKTEFGYHIIQLDKRRGQELDLRHILITLKPTEEELNKTIEKLDSIRILINEGKMTFKDAAIRFSDDKYTKYNDGNLTSPQTGEDRFEKINLPLNEFSAITSLGEGELSHVFSDEYQNKKVVRLMRVNKIYPEHKINYEDDYYRIKQFAIRYKEQDVLVDWVKKQIPDAFIKIGDEYKSCNFPINWEQK
- a CDS encoding lipocalin family protein, which produces MKYKNMALAGLALGAAAYLIRNRSDKNIAFEVVPNFDINKYLGLWYEIARMDFYWEKDKTNTTARYLMNEDGSVQVINRGYDEKKKEWKKSKGIAKQTKPGYGKFKVSFFGPLYSAYNVIDLDEHYQYALVAGKNTDYLWILSRQKSIPDGIKSRFLQKAEALGYETDRLIRPTHEKI
- a CDS encoding alanine dehydrogenase — its product is MEDQPIFTPFTHEDLIPQPECLEIPRKKERFSIGIPKETNNQEKRISLTPDAVEVLVNNGHQISIESGAGEGANFTDREYSEAGAEIVYSPQSIFEKPVILKVGPVTDEEIEWMKPGAFLVSSVPTNSLNKKYFTELTKKRITAVGFEFIKDEQNQLPVLRLLSEIAGTTAILVGSELMSSVNGGVGILMGGVTGVRPTEVVILGAGTVAENATRTAIGLGASVRVFDNSLSRLRRLQQNIGQRIPTSTIDPKELGKALRRCDLAIGALRGDTRTPCVVTEQMVEQMKPGAVIIDVSIDQGGCFETSEITTHDHPIRVKHEVIHYAVSNITSRVSRTSSKALSNYFLSYLLMIANEGGFSSVVKTDKTVRNGVYLYHGRVVKKNICDWFDLPFHDINLLIV
- the tsaE gene encoding tRNA (adenosine(37)-N6)-threonylcarbamoyltransferase complex ATPase subunit type 1 TsaE, producing the protein MEYQINGLDQIPEVAGEILKQLEYKLICFEGEMGAGKTTFIKEFVKLLGTDDDISSPTFSIVNEYDTEKGKVYHFDFYRLNDEEEALDFGIEDYFYSNAYCLME